In Pristis pectinata isolate sPriPec2 chromosome 7, sPriPec2.1.pri, whole genome shotgun sequence, the sequence TCCCCAATGGATGTTTCAATGTGCACATCTGAAGAACCACATGATGCCTTCTCTGTAGCAATCCTTCCTGTTGAAGATGTTGATATAAATGATGGCAACAATCCAGTACTCTGCAGTAACTACGTTAAAGATATCTACAAGTATTTAAGACAACTGGAGGTTGGTCTTCCTTTCTCTTTGAACTTTAAAGCAGATCTAAAGTAGTACATTATCAGATCAATAATAGACTATTAATTATGGAATATTTGAAACGTGGGTAAATGGCTTTTCTAACCCTAAAATCTTGAATCTTGGGCATAACTCTGGGCTATTAACTGGCTAAAAAAGCCAGCCTGTAAACCAGtggcaacaaacaagctgctggaagaacttggtggATCAGGTAGCATCAGGAGGGAAATGAAGGAtcttgagctgaaacattgactgtccatttacctccacaaatgctgcctgacccactgagttcctccagcatcttgtctgttgctccagattccagcacctgcagtctcatcTCCTGTAGACCAATGGACCCGAAGTCTCAAATACTTCTGCTCCATCTACTAAATCACATGCAATTCTCACCTTGTGCAACATGGATAATTTAAAGCTGGATCCCACAGTACAAGATTTGTGGACATGAGGCAACCAGGTTCTCGGAGCAGCCCAGGACTTTCACTTGAACTGACCAGTAGCAAGTGAAGTTTGATTAAAACCATGTGCTAGACTGTTTTGTGTATGAGAGAAACTATTTGCTAGTAAGAGGAAACTATGAATGTGTGATGCTGAGCTAACTCTACCAAGAATTGACCTGTATCTTTGAGTTAGTAGAGAAAGTGAGCTGATCTTTGTGGGAAAACATTGAACAGGTATCTAAAGTGCATCTCCTGGGAGCACATTGCAGCAGGATCATAACAGTAATAAAAATTTAGTGGATGTCTGCTTTGGTGAACACTCGGATTACTAGGTGTGTGCTTGAGCAGGGTTGAAATGGTTAAGTCTAAGATTAGGTTTTATGGAAGGATGTACTCAAATGGATTGGAGGATGGCCTGTTTGTATCCATAGCTTTCATGGCTGTGAAGCACCCAAAGGTGGATATGTACCAGTTCCTGTTAATGGAGTCTGGCATAGCATTATACAATTTAACACCACCCTTGGGCCTCTACCACTTCTATTACATTGATCAAGTGTGCTTTAACATTGTTCAAAAGTGTTCAAATTCTacttctaatgaaaggttatttcaaattgacatatgaaacattaacttccaTGGCTTTGCTACTGATGTACATGACTGGTCCTTCTCTATACAGATTGAGCAGGCAGTGAGACCAAACTACTTAGTTGGACAAGTGATAACAGGAGCCATGCGTGCTATCCTAATTGACTGGCTTGTGCAGGTTCAAGTAAAATTTAAGCTACTTCCAGAAACTCTGTACTTGACTGTGTCCATCTTGGATCGATTTCTCCAGGTAAGAATCCTTGAGGGGAAATGGATGACTTATTCTTCCCTACAAAATACCCATGGATCAAAATAGATTATTGGACAAGCACTTAAAAGAAATGTACAGTTTAAAATACAAATGGAGTAAGCTTTTTCAAAATTATAAGAACTTGTCTGAGATCTGTAAGGCTGTCATGGCCATAACAGTTGAGTACCAGCTAAGATGCAATATGCTTTCCTAACTTTCCAATCAAACTTTAGTCTTTAAATACAAGCTTAATTGTGAGTAGCTCTGTAGTTCTTGGATAAAACAAATGTTACCAATGCAATTCAAGGCAGAAGAAATTCTGAACTCTACTTGTGTTTGTAATAAAGACTACTTTTCTCCCTTAGGATAGCCTAGTAACCAAGAAGAATCTACAACTAGTTGGTGTCACAGCGATGTTTATTGCTTCCAAATATGAAGAGGTTTTTCCTCCAGAAATTGGTGACTTTGTTATCATCACTGATGATGCTTACACTAGTGCTCAAATACGTCAAATGGAGAGGCGGATATTGAAGAAGCTTAACTTTTCACTTGGCAAACCACTTCCACTGCATTTCCTCAGAAGGGCATCAAAAGTTGCAGATGCAAGTATTTTCCTATAATTTGACAAATGTTGATTTTTATGACCTAGAAGATGGTCTCAAATGATCAATGTAGAAAGTATTTGAGCTTTATTCTAAAAGTTAACATGATGTAGTTCTAGCTGCAGTTATGGTTGTCAAATTTGTATCTTGTGTTCTAGTTTCCACATTTCCATGAATTATTATGGTTTAAATGGAGATGTCATAGAAGTTATGCAATATGATCAAATTTCCAGTAATTTTGTTAATAACTAGCACTTTTTTTAAGCATTCAAGTTGCATTATCCAGCATGGCCTTAATAATAAATTACCTCTTTTGGTTTAGGTTAGCATAGAACAACATGCTCTTGCCAAATATCTGATGGAACTGACAATCGGGGATTATGACATGGTGCATTATCCCCCATCCCTGATTGCTGCGGCTGCCTTCCACCTTGCACAGAAACTCCTTAATTGTGGTGAATGGGTGAGTAAATTTTGGGTACTGATGATTCTGGTTTGAACCAATGTGTACAAAATACAATCAATGTtgtttttagactcccctcctgCAGTATTACCTGTCATATGGAGAAGAGGATCTACTTCCAGTAATGCAACACATAGCAAAAAATGTTGTCCAAGTCAATAACTGTCTCTCAAAGCATATGGTAAGTTTTCTTCAACCTTGGACAATTTTGGCAATGATATTTCAACTTCAAAGTAGGTCTTTCTCAAGTGGAATTTGGGGAAACTACTTTCTTGAATGCAATGCAGAAAGATGCCTTAAGATGTGCTTGGGGGGGGCTTCTGACTGaactaaatggtggagcaagctggCAAATGTTCAATGTGCTGTCCTGCATTCCAGCTGGTCAAGAATCCAGCTTTTGACTTGATAGCTGGATGCAAGCATGCAGTAGTGAATAAACAAACAATGGTGTGCAGAGGCAATAAAAGCAAACTAAACAAATGCTTAGACCAAGCCAGCAATGTTTTCTACACTGTTAGCCATAATTCTAGCAAGCCAGATACTATTATAAGTtgagaatttttttctttcatgcagACTGTTAAGAACAAGTATGCTAGAAAGTGTGAAATGAGGATCAGCACCATCTTGCAACTGACATCAGTCCTGATTTTCAATTTGTCAAGATCACTAATCTCCAAACAGCTTCAAAATAGTAAATAGTATGTTGTCTGTACTACTCAAACATATTGCTGGCATGATTTTAAcatgtaatttattttatttttgtctttttaatCAATAAAGCATCATTTTAAATGGCAGTCTATGCTTGTATTGCAGCTTTATGTAGCTCCACTAGGAGTAGTATTGCATTGGGCTAATTGCACTGCTGATCTCCATTTATGGAACACCCTGGATGTTGGCAAATCTATAAATGTGCTGAACAGAGGGGTGGATACTCTCATCTGCCCACAGCTGTGTGCTAGCCATGTCTGTTTCACTATTTGGCCTCATTCAATCGAATAGGTTGCTGACCTTAAATAGGTGTGTCATTGTTCATCTTGTGTTCAATAGCTTCTAATGATGGAGAAAGCCCTGTGGCATGAATTGTTGGGCCCACAGGAAGATCAAATGATAGGGCCTCTATTTCTGCCACCTGCAGCTTGGTCACTGTTCATGAACAGTTCTCCCTTGAGAACTACTGTCAATGtgacctcttcctcctctccatgtAGGAGAAGGTGGACCAGGTCACACCTGATCTTGTCCCATGCACTTCTGCAATTCATAAACTGGCACATCTAATCTTTCACTCAAGACTTGAAATCAACAGCACCCTAAAAGACTGATGGTTGTCCCTAGCCATTAGAATGTGTAAATTGGGTTATCAGCTTTATTTTTGAAACTACATTCTCACTTTCCTGTGAATTGCAAGATTTGGCATTATTTTGCTCTAAATGCTCATGAGATCCAACTTTTGGATTGATTTGTTCTGAAACTGCAGGATTTCTATCTTGCAGTCTTTGCCATAGCTTTTAGATGTTTTCAAATGTACAGCTGAGGAAACTTACTTCCTAGTTGTGGAGGTATCTTGGAAGGGAGTTTGTGGGTGATTCTCATTTGCCAGCTGTCCTTGGCACCAGTGACCACTGCAAGTTGCTGCAGCCATCTTAATAGTATACAACAGGGAGCCACACTGCAGCAGTGGAGATTCTATTCCTCCTTGGAAATGCTGTCATTCCTGATCAGCTTCGTGCCTTTTCCTTAATCCATCAAAGGCAAGAATATTTGATTTGAACTTTGTGTTGGGTATTTTGGCATGAGCCTTTTGTATAAAGGTCTCTTTTCAAGAACAAAACATGCAATGCTGAGAAATGGAAACTCAATGTTGAATATAACAATCTCTTCATGACCCTTTCCTTTAATTGCAAAGTTTGACAAACCAGGAAGTGAACAATTGTTAGGGTGGCAGTTTTCAACAGCAATTTTACCAGCAGATCAATTGGCAGCTAAGAGTTCCAGGTGTAAAATGTCAATATACACCCATTGCTTTAGATAGGAATTGCATAAATCTAGGCTGAATTTCATGGCCATAACAGTTGAGTTAGATGACAACCCATCCAATTTAATGTAGATAACCATTCAGAATACCTTTGCATTGCCAGAGTAATGTCCTTTCCTTTTAAGAACATATTGCTTTTAATTTATTTGCAATAATGAGACTAAGACTCCTGTCCTTGAATCGTGTAGCTTTTCTTTCTGGTCTATGGTTTATGCTGGGGGAAAAGAATGTTAGAATATGCAACCACTTAGTATAGTGGCACAGTCCCATTCTTAAGGGCATAGAACTCCTTGAATATCCCAATAGAATCAACTCTGGGAGTTGATTAAATCAGTTCAATTTCTCCTTGTTTTTCTAAAACAACACTTAAATATTGTGAATGTATGATTTGTAACCCCCTTTCCTCATTACAATTTCAGTTTGATTCCTTCTGAATTAAGTTTATAAACATCATAGTATAGCTTGCACTCACAAGTCGTACCATATTAGcatcaatttttcttttgcataCCCCTTATGTGGTGAGTTCAGGGTTTTTAAAGTTTCAGCCCCAATTTGAAATGGCAGGAGCACCTTGGGGCCTTTGCTAACATGTCCCTTGTGCCTCACTAGGCAGGTGGGCTGTGCCACTTAGTTGTGGACAGCTCTTTGCTCTGGAAGACCACCACTGTCACCAGATGTTTGAATTGTGTTGATAGACCCTCAGAATGCAGGTAATGAAGTCTTGAAAACTTCTCTTAAAGCTTTAAGGTGGAACACAGTTATGCATAGATTGGGGTAGACGTGATGTCAGTTTGGAAGTGTGGGGAAACCCCTCCTGTGTTAAGGATCTAATCCTTCAGTGGCTCAGATATCCAACCAGTTCTACTTGGAAAtgacaaaatactgcagaggctgatatctgaaacaaaaactcagccactcaaacagcatctgtggaggcaaagctgTACAAAAGTTGAGCTGAAACCTTCTTCCCAGGTCTTCCCATCCCCATCCATACAACACTAGATAGATGTACACATGCCTAATAAAGTTATCCCTACTTGCCTAGTGTGAtggacagtttaaaaaaaagttgtttagggttacaatgggatctagatcaactgggaaggtgggcaaaggaatggcaattggaatttaactcaagtgttgcattttgggaagttaaaccagggcagggcatacactttgaatgacagggccctggggagtgcagtTGAACAGAGACTTaagggtacaggtacattgtttcctgaaaatagtaacacaggtagacaagatggtgaagaagatatATGCCACACTTGCATTCATCAAACAGGGCACTGAGTCCAAGAGTTGGGAGTATCATATCATAGCTCTACAagaacattggtgagatcacacctggaatattgtgtgtacttCTGATCAATGTACTGATTAAGtcatagagggtgcagaaaagattcacatggatgttgctgggactggagggcttgagttataaggagagactggataggactgttttccctggagtgaaggaggctgaggggtgatcttgtagatgtttataaaataatgggCAAAGATAGGATGTAACCAcagccttttttcccagggtggggtgaatttaaaactagagggcatggatttaaggtgagaggggaaagatttaaaggggacctgagaatcaactttttcacacaaagggtggtgggtatatggaaccagctgccggaggaagtggtagcggcggaaacaattgcaacatttaaaaggcatttagctaGGTTCATGGATATGGGACTcgctcaggaaagcaccttggtcagcatggatgaggtgagccGAAGCGCCTTTttccgtactgtataactctatggtttATGCCTGTGCTAGGCAACTTCCAGTTAAATCCCAATGCAGCTTAGCAACCACGTGAAACAAACGCCGAAATTTGAGCTCATCCTGGATCTCCGGTTTATATATATATTAGAAATCCGGTTCACTTGACTGAAACGTTTGTGAATTACGTTTCCTCGGATGGACTTTGAGACTTGGGATTGAACACAGCAGAGGTCATGGTGTCAGGATAGATTCCGGCTTCACTGAACGCACGTATCGACAGCAATCCGCAAGCGATGTCTCGACCGTTCGGCAACCGGAAAAAGAAGGTGACATTTGGAGGGCAACTAATTTACCGTGAGTTACCACACACATCCTAACACTGGCCTGGAGACAGGCTACGACTGCCGCTCATTGGTGGATGGGACTGTTGGTTTTTCCTGCTGCAATTCCCACTTTACTCGCTGAATTTTCTTTGTGTATTGATCTGCTGACAATGACAAAAATCTGTCCCTATAGCGTCACTTTATAATCTTTCTCATATCCCTTAACATAAGGTGAAGCGGCGGGGGAAAGCGCTCATCGCCATCGCAATGTAATTCGGTCCCACTTCGCTCTCCTTGTCAAAGAACTGAAGTTATCTTCTCCTTTTTATCGGGCTTTGAAGGAGAAGGGTATCTTAACCACCGAGCAAGTGGGGCAGATTGAGGTAGGATTATATTGGGATTGGTTTTTCTTGCTCCATTGAACTTTGGGTCCTTGAGACGCGAACCTATCTCGGTCATTGCACAAGCGGACGCCCCTCGGTGACTTTATCCACTGACTTTCCCGTGTGGGGGATCAGCCCCACTGGTGACTCTGGTACAGGGAATATCCCAAATCCCAGCAAATGGGAATCTGTTAGTTACATTGCAACCCCTCGCTTTGCACCTCTGTTATTCTCCACAATGACGCACTTTTAACTCTGATTATTTTCTACTTTGCAAATCATTTTCACGGTAGTGTTGCTTCTAATTTCTCCCTTAGgattttatttacttttggaGGGGTGTGGGCGTCactggaaagaccagcatttattgcccttgagaaagtggcgaccagctgccttcttgaaccactgcagtccttcctgtgaaggtgctcccacagtactgctgGATGGGGGCTCCAGGATTCATGACCCATGATGATGAAGGATCAgtaatgtattttaaaatcagaatggtgtgaggcttggaggggaacctgcaggtggtggtactAACAGATGCCCTGCTGCCCCCTTGTTCTTCCTGATGGTAGAGATCAGGGGATTGTGTGTTGCTGTTGGAGAAGCACAGGTGAGTAACTCCGATATGCTGTAGAtgttacacactgcagtcatggtGTAATGGCAGTGGAGGGTACGAACATTTAGAGAGGTGGATGGGGTCAAGCAGGTTGCTCTGTCCCCAGTGGCATCAAGTGACTGGGATATTGTTGGAGCCACgatcatccaagcaagtggagaacattctaTCGTTCTCATGACTTGTGCCTCATAGATTGCAgaaaggctttgtggtgtcaggaggtgagtcactcaccacaggatattcagtttctgacctgctcttggagcAAGTATTGtcagtggctggtccagctgaattTCAAGATGTGATGTTGGGggaatggtaatgccattaaatgcaaAGGGTATGTGTTTAGAGTCTTTTTAGAGATGATCATTGCTTGGCCCTGCCTTAATGTTCACTAGTCTTGCTGCAGGCAGACATGGCTGCTTCATTTATTGAGGAATtgccaatggaattgaacattgtgcaatcctcAGTGAATAGCCACACTTCTgcccttataatggaaggaaggtaatTTATTAAGCAGTttaagatggttgggtctaggatgGTGCCCTGAGAAATTCTTGCAGTGGTTCTGTGGCTGACATGGTTGACTTCCCAAAGCCATCTTCATTTGTGTGGGGTATGAATTGAACCACTAGAGCGTTTTCGGCTTGTTATCCATTGACTTAAGCATTAATGGGCTCCTTGATGCAACACTCAGTCAAACACTGCCCTGATGTCCAGGGctgtcactctcatctcacctctagGATTTAGTTCTCTAGaaccaaggctatgatgaggtgtGGAGCGGGGGTGATCCtgatgaaacagaaaatgggCATCAGTGAACAGGTTTTTCAtgcaaacacaagagattctggagatgctggaatctggagcaacacacacaaaatgctggaggaactcagcaggtcaagcaacatttatggagggaaataaacagtcacgtttcggattgagacccttcatcagaaatcagGTTTTTCATGCTGCTTGATTCTAAAATTATACTTATTCTCTAAAGCTTCATTTGACTGGGAATGAGGTGCTAATTTTTCAGGTCTTCCTAACTTtggaacttttttttactcctctGAGATCATTGATTTGCAATTGTGAAACAGCCAAATGCAAGCGATTGGCTGCAAGAAAAGACTTGGTGGACCAGACAGGATTGTGtcattcatttcagattttctaaTATCAAATGTTATTGTGCAAGTCTGTGTAATGTACAGCTGGAAATATTATgaacatggctttaaattaaaaCTTAAGAGGTCAAACAAACTaaaactggtaattggtaatccATACAGTTAGAGAGCTTGCCAGACCTGAAGGTGGCCAAACTGCTTGAGATTGTTAGAAATGCTGATAGCCACGTGTTCAAGTCATTTTGCAGTGTTCTGGGTGAGATGGGATATTGGTACCTAGCGCAGACTCTTCAAACGGCCACTGAAGAAAAGGAATGGATATCTTCTACAGGTAAAGGACAAAGTGAATTGAAATGGATTCTTCAAATTTTGGTGTATGTATTTTGGTGTGACAATAGTCCAATTTGAAAATATTCTATCCCAGTAATCTTTTAAAGACTCACAATTGTTTTCCCAAACGGAATATGCATTCCATCAGTGAATTTTGATTTATAATTATTTTGGGTATGAAtcgttttatttttataaatcctGGTTACTGTTTTTCAAGATAAGCTAACCAGTGTTTAAATAGAACTTCAAGTATAAAAAAATTAAGTTTCTTCTTTCTACCCATTGCATCACTTTAACCTGATTTAATGGTGTAGAAGAGTTTTTGTTGTCTTGGATAAATTTTCCAATGCTAGTggataattaaaatcaaaatgtcAGGATTCAATTTACCCACATATTTCATgttaagatttttttcttttacccAAAATGACACACTCTTCATGTCTTTATAAATCAAATTCAAGCAGTAAGCGTACTTTTGAACCAGAGGTGAATGTCTGCTTCCTAAATCAAATACTTTTACAATGAGTTGCAACCCATCCATTACTATTAGTGATGGGGTGTTC encodes:
- the LOC127572466 gene encoding G2/mitotic-specific cyclin-B1-like isoform X1; the encoded protein is MAVRIRRAALDATADVQPKNPQTVTALECRVALVDIKNKPCGVKLALKKDETVILPKMEKSLSPKKEPVKMCRQPEVLPQDFFPEDIVKIEVPPSPMDVSMCTSEEPHDAFSVAILPVEDVDINDGNNPVLCSNYVKDIYKYLRQLEIEQAVRPNYLVGQVITGAMRAILIDWLVQVQVKFKLLPETLYLTVSILDRFLQDSLVTKKNLQLVGVTAMFIASKYEEVFPPEIGDFVIITDDAYTSAQIRQMERRILKKLNFSLGKPLPLHFLRRASKVADVSIEQHALAKYLMELTIGDYDMVHYPPSLIAAAAFHLAQKLLNCGEWTPLLQYYLSYGEEDLLPVMQHIAKNVVQVNNCLSKHMTVKNKYARKCEMRISTILQLTSVLIFNLSRSLISKQLQNSK
- the LOC127572466 gene encoding G2/mitotic-specific cyclin-B1-like isoform X2, with translation MAVRIRRAALDATADVQPKNPQTVTALECRVALVDIKNKPCGVKLALKKDETVILPKMEKSLSPKKEPVKMCRQPEVLPQDFFPEDIVKIEIEQAVRPNYLVGQVITGAMRAILIDWLVQVQVKFKLLPETLYLTVSILDRFLQDSLVTKKNLQLVGVTAMFIASKYEEVFPPEIGDFVIITDDAYTSAQIRQMERRILKKLNFSLGKPLPLHFLRRASKVADVSIEQHALAKYLMELTIGDYDMVHYPPSLIAAAAFHLAQKLLNCGEWTPLLQYYLSYGEEDLLPVMQHIAKNVVQVNNCLSKHMTVKNKYARKCEMRISTILQLTSVLIFNLSRSLISKQLQNSK